In the Lagenorhynchus albirostris chromosome 16, mLagAlb1.1, whole genome shotgun sequence genome, CAAATTGGGCCTTGGCTTTGTTGAGTTTGGGTTAAGCTTGCAAATGAGACACTTAACGACAATCACGACAACCCCTCAGGACTGCTCTGTGAGCTACCACGCACTTAGTCTGTTTCCCAGATCTTCAAAACATTACAGGAAACCTGAAAAGCACGCAAAGAAAGATTAGCATATTCCCACACGCTCCCAGAAAAGAAGGGCAGCACCCACTTAATCTAATCTTTTTATACCTTAACAGAAAGAGGCCTGCACTAGGCTCAGTACCCTCAAAGTTGTCTTTAAAGAAACAGACTTGGACACAgccagatttttttgttgttgtttttcaataaatattcagtaactacattaatgcatatatgtggaatccgaAAAAactggtatagacgatcttatttacaaaggagaagtagagacacagacgtagagaacaaacgtatggatatcaaagaggaagggggctgggggggggatgaactgggagattgggattgacatatatacactattgatactatgtataaaatagataactaatgagaacctactgtatggcacagggaactctactcagtgctctgtggtgatctaaatgggaaggcAATCCAAAAAAggagggacatatgtatacataaagctgattcactttgctgtacagtagaaactaacacaacattgtaaagcaactatactccgataaaaattttttagaaatattcagtaacaatatttaaaatatgagcCCTCAAGTCCAGGGTATTGTTCCCATCTTTGTCAATAAATAGCATGTGTGAGATGAGAATACAGTATTGTCAAGTCCCCCAGGGAGGAGGCAGGGTTTGGTGGGGCCTGGGAGTGAACCCCAAATTCCTGAGAGGTGAAAATCTGACAAGTGACCCAAGGAGGGACACTGCCTCTAAAGGGAGACATGTCAGTTTGATTACAAACATGCCCTTCACCAACAACTGTCTTGGTAAAAGTAAGTTTCCTGCTGATACATAGTCAAAGTTGATGATATGTAATTAACGGTCAATTTGATGAAGATGGCAATCTTTGTATCAAAAGTTAATTATCTCTCATGAGTAGCTTCTCAATCACACGAAACAATGATTTTAGCATCTGGCATCTATTTCATGCAAGTGCTTCAGATGAAAAAAGGAATTTTTCCAAGTAACCAAGAGCTGCTAGAGTTTCCACTTTGAAAAGTTCATCTGCCCATTAACTGGTACCTATCCAAATCTTGTTGAGAAAGTGGGAGGGTAATAGTTTCCAAAATTAGCATCTTATGGCTTTTAGCAAATCCCTAATGTGAAAAGTGTTGACAATGAATGGActgaatttttaagaataaataaataagggtcCAATGAACTTCCATTTCAGGTACTCTGGGTGTAGTTCAGTGGATGGGAGCCAGGAAGCTGCCCTTTCCAAAAGCACCCAGGTGATTCTTAGGAATCATGAAGTTTGCAAACCAAGGCCACTGTTCAGCATCTTATGCCCCATGGATCAAAATGCACTTAACAGGGAAAAGTGTGCAACCCGGAAACTCCAATGGGTGCAGAAAAAAAACAGCCCAAGAGAAGCCTGCTCCCTCTAGCCAAAGGACCAGCAGCAAAGGGGCAGCCAGCCAATTCAGAAAACTTTTAGGCAATAACCTACCTGCTCTAAACACCATAGGTAAAACtatgccccacccccagcccaggcagCAAAGGTGAAGTAGGGAGCCTAGACTTCCACCTGCTCTCCGTGCTCCACACCCATCTCAtcccctgtcctcccctcccttcccttccccagggtGATGTCAGAAAAGGCAGAGTGAAGAGCTGGGACTTTCATCACCTCCAGGCAGCAAGGAGGGCCACCCTGCACCCCCAAGTCAGGTGGAGGCCAGGTGGGGAGCTTGGACttccagctccacccatcaggtCTAAGGCACCCCTTTGAGTCTGCtaagactaaagaaaaaacaacattgatattatatattattatatgctGATAGTGCATCGTATGGCTCAATAGCTGCACTACaaagtttttttaattcctgGTTATATGATTTTACACTCTCTAGTGAGTCACAGTATTTGACAGTTTTCTTCGTATTACACTATGGCACCTGACGCACCTCTGAATACGCCCCTCGCATGGCCACCAGTGGATGTTTAGTCAGTTCCTGACAGAGGGATGACTGATGGGCCAGTGACCAGATAATTTTTCAGCGCtgtttttaaatacttaatttgATTTGCCCATTCTAAGTAAGTTCTTAAGTGTTTTCACATTGGGTTAGAAAAGATCTCATTCGTTATATGAACGAATGCAGAGGAGATTCACCCGCATGGCCACTGGGGCAAGTATTTGGAAGATCTACATGgaaatattaagaagaaaatggGGGAAATCTGTTTTGATTTGGAGCTGGAATGCAATCAGGCCCCTAAGAACTTGTTCGCTGAGGGCAGAGATGCTGTTGTATCCATGGTGTATCCCCAGCATACTGTATACGCATACacaggagtaaagagagggcctCTGGGCATCAGGAATGTGGCTGCCTGTTTGGCAGCCCCCAGCCaccaggctcagagaagttaagaaacttctCCAGTGGCACTAGCTTGTGAAAGGCAGAGTTGGATTGGAACCAACTGTGTCCAGTTCTAAAGTCCCTGTGTTACACTCTGTCCGTACTGCCAACCAGAGGGGTTTGTCTCAAAGACCCCTTACTCCATCTTGCCTCCCTCAAGGACCCTGCGATGCCTGGACTTATGGCATATTCCCCACATTTGGAACACACTTGTGCAGGGCCTCCCAGATGCTGGGCACTGAGCTGCCCACTGGGTGGGGTTCAGAGGGAAATTGGACGTGCTCAGGGGCTTGCTGGCGACAAGAGAAAATAGAACTGCATTTGAACTCCTAAGAAGGGGCAGAAAGCAGTAGGtgccaggagagggaggaagtgCTCCAGGAACTCAAGAAGGACGCTTCACGTCCGGCTGGAAGGCAGGTTCCAGGGAAGGTGCAGCCTTGAATTTGCCTCTTGAAACTCTTACTGAGATTGGGGACACTCACCCTCCATCGAGTTTCCCAGACATTCCAAGGGCTACTGTGTGACAGCAGCTCCAGCTCCCACATCCCTCTGGCAAATTTCACGAGCACTAAAGCGCTGAACACTCCCTCATCAGCCAAGCCCTCTGCTGAGCACTGAAACTCAGCCAGGAGGTGGCCTCTTCCAAATGCTTAGTCCTACCATTGTTACCTCCCTGTTAGCCTAGAGATAGTAGCCGTTTCCTTCATTATTTCCTGTTACCTTTTCCATCCCTTTTAGCAGGTAACCAACCACCTGTTACGAGTCAATTCTTTACCTTGAGTAAAACACATGATGCTCACTAAGCAAGGGTTTTgttaatgaaagaatgaattgcggggacttccctggtggcgcagtggttaagaatctgcctgccaaggcaggggacacgggttcgagccctggtctgggaagatcccacatgccgcggagcaactaagtccgtgcactacaactactgagcctgcactctagagcccgcgagccacaactactgagcccttgtgccacaactactgaagcccgtgcgcctagagcctgtgctctgcaacaagagaagccaccgcaatgagaagcctgtgcactgcaacaaaaagtagcccctgctcgctgcaactacagaaagcccacgcgcagcaatgaagacccaatgcagccaataaataaataaataaaaataaattaaatatgtgctatcaacatttcaaatgttttttttttaaaaaaaaagaacaaattgtgGTTACAAATGGAGAGTCTATGGTTAGAAGGGGGTTCCAGAGGTTCAGAGGAAAAAGCAGGAACAGAAGGGAGCAGACGAGCAGGAGTGACAAGGGGTGCACCCTCCTGCCTACTGCTGAGACCAGGAGGATCTGGGCTTCACCATTCAGCGGGAGGTTCCTGTTTGCAGTTAAAGACACTGACAGCTGAGTCAGCAATAATCAGTGTTAAAGtgatccaaaaagaagaaaaagatctgCTTCTGAAGATTTGGAGGATAGCAGGAGGAGGAATCTcaggtttttaaaatgtccttttgaCACCACAGAGCTCAACCCCATGATTGCACATATCAGGCAACCTCAACCCAGAGGTAGCCCATCTGGCTGTTCTCCCTCTGGGATGAATGGAGTTTCCCTCCAGGGCAGTGTAACAACTGCCCATGGTAGAGTAGCTGGATGAGAGTGAATGAAGCCCTTAGAAGGAGGAGGGCCGACCGTGGGAAGTTTAGCAGGGTCTGAAACTAGAAACACTCTAaggtcaatattttttttctggggttgGATATATAGGTGTATTTTCTACTCTAACTCTCCTTACATTGCAGTATAACTTTATAAGCTAGTTGCCCCAAGTCCCAAAGTGGGTACTACACAAATTTAAGTACTTTTATAACTAACAACAACAATACTGGAGGCAGAGAggattattttcaatatttcagtTATTCAAAAGTACATAAATATGTTACATAGTACATGATATAATGTAAACAGTATAAAACTTGACTTGAATAATAAAACATTCTACTAATAAAGAAATATCGCTCACAAAGATATTTGTGCCCACCCAAGTCAGAGTCCCTCGTTTGCATCACAGAAGCACGGTGGCAGGGCATCAAAGCCAGCATACAAGTTACATTCATCACAGCACTGGAGGCTGGGATAAGACCCAGTGGTGATGGCCGCAGTGACCCTGTCCTGGGTGACCATGTCTGGATCATCTTTTAAGGCTGAAGAAATAGGTACCTTTGGAACTCTTAAGAAAAGACATACACAGAGCATAGGATTAGAATTTTTCTTCTCAGTCCATTTGTTACAACTTGTCAGAGGTATCTCAGAAGCTTAGGACTGGAGCCAATGAAACACATGATACCAGCCCAAGACTAAAGTGCTCTGCCCCCGTCCCAAGTTCCTGTCTAATCCCTTTCTCTCCTAAGATTGCCAGAAACGTAAAATCAGGTTACAGCAAATAAGGGAGAGTGAATTGCAAGTGTGGGTCACGAGATGATCACTGCAAGTCCTCCAAGTGCAGAGCATGACAGGTGCCAAAGTCAGCCGTCCCCTGGGTGCTGGGATTCACCTTCCAGCATACAGGCCTAACTTCCCTAGAATGGGAAAACCACtgcttttttgcttgttttttctctcCATTATTAGATAAAGAATCTGAGACATGGAGAAACACAGTGCCTTGATCAAACACATACAAGCAGAGGAGGAGCTGTAAATAAAAGGCAGGTCATTGAAAGCTTGATGCAGGACTCTGTTCAACAACTTATGCTGCCTCCTTGGAACGTTAATGAATGGGAAGACCACTGCTTCTGGCAACCAATCTCTCCCATATTTGAAGGTTCCTTTCCCCAAAATCGAATGCTCACTTTTCTGATCTACACTCCCTTGTTAGGCAAACCCCAGGATCTTCACACAACTCAGCTTCCCCAAAGTCCTATAGGCCCACCTCACTGTCCCCAAGGCCAAAGACACACTGAGAGCTCCCCAACTCAGGCAAGAGAAGATCAACTCAGCCCGTCCTCTGAGTGAACACAGGCAGAGAGACTCATTCACACAGTCTTCAGTCTGCAGTGTGTGGAATTAGCCAGCTGAGGGTAAACTCAACGAGGCCAAGTAACAGCAAAGCAGCACAGAGCTACCTGGCTGAGAACATTCTACTTATGAGCTCAGAGCCCCAAACAGGAAGGCGAAGAAACCAAGATTCTACACGCACTGCCTTTGTCGTCTCAAACCCTCCCGCTGTTCCTGACCTCACCCGGCGTGCGGCCATGGGGCAAGGAATGATCCTACTCAAGCACAGAGCCCCAGGATCCCATCTGAGGGAGCGTTAGCCACTCTTACCCACATCACTCACTTCAATGCGTTGGCTACTTTGTAGTAAAGACAGATGACAGCAGCCATCAGCACAAGCACAGCCAAAAGGATACCGCCACCAATGCAGAACGTAATTACCGTGTTAACTTGGGAAGCTTCACCTAGGCAGAGAAGTGCAGGCAAGCAGTGAATGTGGCTTCCCTCCCCACAGCCACCGAGCAACCTCAATATGCTTCCTTCAGTGGAGGAAGAATGAACCCAAACCACAGATCCTTATGCGTGTAAAACACAAATGAGTCTTCCTAGCGGGGGCCCAGGACCCTAAGCTGGCCCAGAGACGGGGGAAAGGGTTCATTTCTAAATGAGATGGGACTGAAATGCAAAGTCCagatagaaggaaggaaagaaagtgggaagaatctttttctctctttcacgtGCAGTAAAGTGCAGCTGTAAATAACCAGCCTGCACTCGAGCAAATGGTTTTATTCCCAAACACCTGGGCCTCCTGAAATAAGTTCCCTTTCAGAGTCAGAATTAAACCCTTCCCTGTACCTCAGGCTTAAAAATCTTCTACGGCAATTATTAAGggaatgactttttttaaatgttatgttcAAAAATACTAAGAATACACTAATCTATTTTGTGATATGTGTTTCAGGAAAAGGAAGCTTTCAATTCTCCCTCTGACTACTGCCATTTTTCCTCCTAAACGCTAAATCTTTCCAGGAAGCCCCATTTGTGTGGAATAAGCAATTTGTTTAATCTGACTCCCTGAAACTGGGGAAAAGTGAGCCAGAAGAGAGGAATAAACAATCCAACTGCCAAAGCATACTTACGAGTATCTAAGTTACCAGAGCTGGATAAATgctgacagtttaaaaaaattacaattaaaatcaACTTTAGGGAACAGTACATCTTATCAGGAATTTCTCAAACCCTtaatctgagaaagaaaattcTAATTATCCTTGTTAGGAGTAATTGAGATGTAAGTTTGAAGAGCTCGCTTTTAGAAGCACAGTCTCCACCAGTGCGACCAGAATGGACAACCACTGTCCAGCTCCAACTTGTACGCCTATCAGGCCTTAGGCTGTGTGACATCAACTCTATGGACACCAGCTCTCTTTCATGGAGTTCTGAATTCCATTCCATGTTCAGATATATTTTAGCACCAATGGAAATGTGAATGCCCAAAtactattttaaatcatttaatttcaaTCTCACCTTTTCAGATTTTGTTTCTCTCAGAGGACCATTTAAGGTTTGACTGCTAATCAAGAGCAAAtttggggggggaaaaaaagcaaatttgggatttcaacaaaataaaaagacagtgaTGTGGGGAGGCTAATATCTAAAAATACTCGTATCTAAAAGTACAGTCATAGAAGGCTGGTTAGACTTTATGTTTTAGTAACACAATGAAATAGTATATACTTGTAGCTTTGAACAGGATTTGGATATAGGTTCATTGACTTCAGAATATTATCATAATTTATAGTTAAgacaaaaagatttcaaatagCAATTTGAAGAGGATATCTGTTTTAAATCGGGCTTCTGTGATTTCAAGGTACTCACACCAGCAAAGCTGGTTCCATTAAATGAGGGAATTACTTTAACTACAAAGGGTTATTCCTTGCTGCTCTGGCCAAACCCTGGGTGAGGCAAACTGCAGGGGAGATATAACCCAAAATGGTGGCATAAGATCTCTGAAAATTCTCTCCTCtgtaaaagcaatgaaaaatgtggcaaaaaaagaaattgtcagaATCAGGTTTTTCTGACTCTGGATACTAACTATAAGCTTTCAGCAGctcaggaaacatttatttaagaaCAACTGAATCTCAGTATTGAACAGCATGCTTTGTGGCACTGTTCCATCATTCACTCTCCAGCTCCATGGTAGCCTTATTTTCAACAGCCTAGATTCCAACGCAGCCACGAGAGGGAGCAGAATAGAGGTAGAGCCCTTTCAGAGTCTCATTCCCAAAGAACTGTCATTAGCTGACTCATCTGCTGGTTTTCTGGAAGACGTCACTTGCTTGCAAAGCTATCTGCATTTGACCTAACTTGGAGTCCACTCAGTGCAAAAAAAGTCTTCTCCTCACAGAACTTTTGgcaaaacttttgacaaaatgttTTAACTTCCTGGCTCTCTGAGGCATTGGATTATTTGGGGCAACTGACAGACTAGCCAAAAAGCTTAAAGGAAAAGCTGGTAAATTAGATGTCCATAGGGGTTCTGAACAGCTCTGACATATCCGTAGGCGTCTAGAAGTCCACGCACATGTATAGAGCCGTGTGCATGCAGGGTTGTGAGCATGCTCAAGAAAGACATGAGATGGCCCTATGCATTCAACCCCGGCTGACCTTGAAGCTTTTcccaagcaggaagtgaaggtgAAGGCAGAGTTTTCAACTGCTTGGCTGATACTGTTGAAGACATGCCCCAGTAGGCACACAGAGCCCCTCATGAAAGACTGGGAGGTATACTGGTTCCAGGCATTTAAGGTAATCTTAAATGCTTAGTAGCCAATCATTAGCTGACTACTAAGCTAATCAGTAGAGACTTCAGTGTCCACACACAataaagaatacagactttacaaTGAATTAGTTaagaaaagtcactaaacaaacaacaacaacaaaccttgGAGAATGGGGAGA is a window encoding:
- the FAM24B gene encoding protein FAM24B, which produces MSSTVSAKQLKTLPSPSLPAWEKLQGEASQVNTVITFCIGGGILLAVLVLMAAVICLYYKVANALKVPKVPISSALKDDPDMVTQDRVTAAITTGSYPSLQCCDECNLYAGFDALPPCFCDANEGL